In Mustelus asterias chromosome 16, sMusAst1.hap1.1, whole genome shotgun sequence, one DNA window encodes the following:
- the LOC144505419 gene encoding putative G-protein coupled receptor 139 has product MHQLRVRTETLFAARGRGHFTEKMRETFQLLDRMFYVILAIIGPPVNLLGIVILSRGKCGLSSCTTRYLIAMAMADLLVIITEVILWQLKFYYFPMSFLGITPMCSVIGVLLRAATDCSVWFTVTFSFDRCVAICCQQLKTRYCTKKTAALVLATTCIFFCSKNIPFYFIYEPAKIINNIPWDCVDKPSYFTELVWVLFDWFDKVCTPLLPFTLILLLNVLTVRHILVASRVRKGLRGQSKKENHSDPEMESRRKSVILLFTISGSFILLWSVYVIDFLRYNITGTYPSDYTDSEFIFQQVGWMLRNLSCCTNTFIYGATQSKFREQVRTAAKYPLTSIIQLFSEKKSN; this is encoded by the exons ATGCATCAGCTCAGAGTTAGGACGGAGACATTGTTTGCTGCAAGAGGGAGAGGTCATTTCACAGAGAAAATGCGCGAAACATTTCAACTTCTTGATAGAATGTTCTACGTGATTCTTGCAATCATTGGCCCTCCTG tcaatttactgggaattgtgatcctgtccAGGGGAAAGTGTGGACTCTCGAGCTGCACCACTCGATACCTGATTGCCATGGCAAtggcggatctactggtcattatcactgagGTCATACTGTGGCAGCTCAAATTTTATTATTTCCCAATGTCTTTCCTCGGCATCACCCCTATGTGTAGTGTTATTGGTGTACTGCTccgtgcagccactgactgttctgtctggttcaccgtcacgttctcctttgatcgatgtgTCGCCATTTGTTGCCAGCAGCTGAAAACACGATATTGCACCAAGAAAACTGCAGCTTTGGTTCTCGCAACAACCTGCATTTTCTTCTGTTCAAAAAACATCCCATTCTACTTTATATATGAACCTGCAAAAATAATCAATAATATTCCATGGGATTGTGTTGATAAGCCAAGCTATTTCACTGAATTAGTATGGGTCCTATTTGACTGGTTTGATAAGGTTTGTACACCATTGCTCCCATTCACTctaattctgctgctcaatgttctgacagtcagacacattttagtggccAGTCGAGTCCGTAAGGGACTGAGGGGTCAGAGTAAGAAAGAGAATCACAGTGACCCAGAAATGGAGAGTAGAAGGAAGtctgtgattttactcttcaccatatccggCAGCTTCATTCTCCTGTGGTCGGTGTATGTTATAGATTTCTTACGTTATAACATTACAGGGACATATCCCTCAGATTATACCGATTCTGAATTTATATTTCAACAGGTCGGATGGATGCTGCGGAatttaagttgctgcacaaacacatttatataTGGGGCGACTCAGTCCAAGTTCAGAGAGCAGGTCAGGACTGCTGccaaatatccgctcacatcaattatccAATTATTCAGTGAAAAAAAAAGCAACTGA
- the LOC144505420 gene encoding putative G-protein coupled receptor 139 → MRETFKIIDRMFYVILAIIGVPVNLLGIVILSRGKCGLSTCTSRYLIAMAMADLLVIITEVILWQLKSYYFPMSFLGITPGCSVIGVLLRAATDCSVWFTVTFSFDRFVAICCQQLKTRYCTKKTAAVVLTTTSIFFCSKNIPFYFTYEPAKIINNIPWGCFDKPSYFTELGWVLFDWFDKVCTPLLPFALILLLNALTVRHILVASRVRKGLRGQSKEENHSDPEMESRRKSVILLFTISGSFILLWSVHVIDFLRYNITGTYPTDYTDSEFIFEQVGWMLRNLSCCTNTFIYGATQSKFREQFKNAAKYPFTSIIQFVIKQNN, encoded by the exons ATGCgtgaaacatttaaaattattGATAGAATGTTCTATGTGATTCTTGCAataattggtgttcctg ttaatttactgggaattgtgatcctgtccagaggaaagtgtggcctctctaCCTGTACCTCTCGATACCTGATTGCCATGGCAAtggcggatctactggtcattatcactgagGTCATACTGTGGCAGCTCAAATCATATTACTTCCCAATGTCTTTCCTGGGCATCACCCCTGGGTGTAGTGTTATTGGTGTACTGCTTcgtgcagccacagactgttctgtctggttcaccgtcactttctcctttgatcgatttgtggccatttgttgccagcaACTGAAAACACGATATTGCACCAAGAAAACGGCAGCTGTTGTTCTCACAACAACAAGCATTTTCTTCTGTTCAAAAAACATCCCTTTCTACTTTACATATGAACCTGCAAAGATAATCAACAATATTCCATGGGGCTGTTTTGATAAGCCAAGCTATTTCACTGAATTGGGATGGGTGCTATTTGACTGGTTTGATAAGGTTTGTACACCATTGCTTCCTTTCGCTttaattctgctgctcaatgctctgacagtcagacatatTTTAGTGGCCAGTCGAGTCCGTAAGGGACTAAGGGGTCAGAGTAAGGAAGAGAATCACAGCGACCCAgaaatggagagcagaaggaagtctgtgattttactcttcaccatatctggcagcttcattcTCCTGTGGTCGGTGCATGTCATTGATTTCTTACGTTATAACATTACAGGGACATATCCCACAGATTATACCGATTCTGAATTTATATTTGAACAGGTCGGATGGATGCTGCGGAatttaagttgctgcacaaacacatttatataTGGGGCGACTcagtccaagttcagggagcagttcaAGAATGCTGCCAAATATCCATTCACGTCAATTATTCAATTTGTGATTAAACAAAACAACTGA